TTAAGAGATACGCTTTCTCAGATAATCAATGCTATAAGAAGTATCCTTGAAGAGACGCCTCCGGAACTGGCAAGTGACCTTATTGAAAATGGACTTACTATTGCTGGAGGTGGAGCACAGTTAAGAGGTATTGATAAACTTATATCTCAGGAGACCAAACTTCCTGTTGTTATTGCAGATGATCCGTTGAAGGCAGTGGTAAGAGGAACAGGTAAGATGCTGGAGGAGACAAAATACCTCAGAGAATTTCCACAGGAATGAAAAGACATTTAGGAAATTAGTAGATTAACCAATTTAATGTCTTAAGATTTGTTAATTTTATATATTATAGTTTTAAATTATTACCTTTGACCCTTGAGTTAACTAAAATGTTATGGCGCTTCAGAAGAGAAGTTATATTTATAGTCGGACTTTTCCTCTCAATACTGATTGTAAAGCACCACTCTATAAAAATTGATAGTATTGAAACTACACAGAAGGAAGGTATCAAGATTATAAACTATCAAGAGATGATTGCAGAGAATGTTAGATTGAAAGAAATCCTTGATATTAAGAAAGATACCTCCATTTTGAGAAGGACAATTATAGGACAGATTGTATCAATCAAACCAGTTGTTTTCCCAGCTGAGATAGTTGTTAATAAAGGTACAGAAAACGGAATAAAAGAGAATATGGTAGTTCTTTCAAAAGATATGGCTCTTATAGGGAGAGTGACAAAGGTAGATACAAATTCTGCTTCTAT
Above is a window of bacterium DNA encoding:
- the mreC gene encoding rod shape-determining protein MreC, whose product is MLWRFRREVIFIVGLFLSILIVKHHSIKIDSIETTQKEGIKIINYQEMIAENVRLKEILDIKKDTSILRRTIIGQIVSIKPVVFPAEIVVNKGTENGIKENMVVLSKDMALIGRVTKVDTNSASITTVFNTNSKISVIIDSTREIGVLEGGSIPFLSLKYIPSDSQVKKGDKVITSGYSDFYPKGIQIGEITKIEKKPDTLFLKLYVKPFSCISDMEEVLIGE